From Bifidobacterium longum subsp. longum JCM 1217, one genomic window encodes:
- a CDS encoding L-threonylcarbamoyladenylate synthase — protein sequence MSVEGGTTLKVTDESLAQAARVIRDGGLVVIPTDTVYGVACDPRNKAAIDRIYRLKRRPRYKALQVLLASTDQLDELGLDLPSPLNRLSAAFLPGAFSPIAVARPDCTLETLADTADGRPGTQGIRIPNSALCLAILKATGPLAASSANRSGDESAQTVQEAVDAFGSEVDLYLDGGPTQGHVSSTVVKADPYARDGIEILREGVIAQNVIRKALHLNGGGLGA from the coding sequence GTGAGCGTGGAAGGCGGAACAACGCTGAAAGTCACGGATGAATCGCTGGCACAGGCGGCGCGTGTCATCCGGGATGGTGGATTGGTCGTCATTCCAACGGATACGGTATATGGAGTGGCGTGCGATCCGCGTAATAAGGCCGCTATCGACCGTATCTACCGGCTCAAGCGTCGCCCGCGCTATAAGGCGTTGCAGGTACTGCTCGCATCCACCGACCAGCTTGATGAGCTCGGTCTCGACCTGCCGTCCCCGCTGAATCGTTTGTCGGCGGCGTTTCTGCCTGGCGCGTTCTCGCCGATTGCCGTAGCCCGGCCCGACTGCACGTTGGAGACTTTGGCCGACACCGCCGATGGTCGCCCCGGCACGCAAGGCATCCGCATCCCCAATTCGGCGCTGTGCCTCGCGATTCTCAAGGCGACTGGCCCGCTGGCCGCGTCCAGCGCCAACCGTTCCGGCGACGAAAGCGCGCAGACCGTCCAGGAGGCGGTTGACGCGTTCGGCAGCGAAGTCGACCTGTATCTGGACGGCGGTCCCACCCAAGGCCATGTCTCCAGCACCGTCGTCAAAGCCGATCCGTACGCGCGCGACGGCATCGAGATCCTGCGTGAAGGCGTCATCGCCCAAAACGTGATTCGCAAGGCCCTCCACCTCAACGGCGGTGGACTCGGCGCATGA
- a CDS encoding sugar O-acetyltransferase encodes MSEINAESTTMPPVELRMPRASEREEMLAGKLYNSVDPELNALREKAGDLCARFNAASRTDHAARAAILDELLPGHGAGLDVMGPIFFDYGCNITIGERVFANFNFTVLDCCPVTIGDDVLFGPNVSLLPPMHPLRWQDRNVRQAPDGSAYDCEYGKPIVIGSNCWFGGNVTVIGGVTIGEGCVIGAGSVVTRDIPPHTVAVGNPARPIREITDKDASALQYYAQ; translated from the coding sequence ATGAGCGAAATCAATGCTGAATCCACCACCATGCCTCCCGTCGAACTGCGTATGCCGCGCGCCAGCGAGCGCGAGGAGATGCTCGCCGGCAAACTGTACAATTCGGTAGACCCTGAATTGAATGCCCTGCGCGAGAAGGCCGGCGACCTGTGCGCGCGCTTCAACGCCGCGTCGCGTACCGATCATGCCGCCCGTGCCGCGATTCTCGATGAGCTGCTGCCCGGCCACGGTGCCGGCCTTGACGTGATGGGGCCGATTTTCTTCGACTATGGCTGCAACATCACCATCGGAGAGCGCGTGTTCGCCAACTTCAACTTCACTGTGCTGGATTGTTGCCCGGTGACGATTGGCGACGACGTGCTGTTCGGCCCGAACGTTTCGCTGCTGCCACCGATGCATCCGTTGCGTTGGCAGGATCGTAACGTGAGGCAGGCACCTGATGGTTCCGCATACGACTGCGAGTATGGCAAGCCGATTGTCATCGGCTCGAACTGCTGGTTTGGCGGCAATGTGACGGTAATCGGCGGCGTGACGATCGGCGAGGGTTGCGTGATCGGTGCCGGCTCGGTGGTGACGCGCGATATTCCGCCGCACACCGTGGCCGTGGGTAATCCGGCCCGTCCGATTCGCGAGATTACGGATAAGGATGCTTCCGCGCTACAGTATTACGCGCAGTGA
- a CDS encoding ABC transporter ATP-binding protein: MLEIKDLCVSYGAIDAVKGISLKVNDGEIVSLIGANGAGKTTTLHTITGLVPAKSGSITYDGHDLLKTHANKIVTLGMAHVPEGRHVFTRMSVQENLEMGAFSLKDQSSLGKDLEMVFDYFPRLKERRRQLAGTLSGGEQQMVAMGRALMSHPKTILMDEPSMGLSPLLVKEIFDIIVTLRKRGITVLLVEQNAKMALSIADRAYVLETGKITMEGKASDLLHDEKVRKAYLGA; encoded by the coding sequence ATGCTGGAAATCAAGGATCTATGCGTTTCCTATGGCGCGATCGACGCGGTCAAGGGCATTAGCCTCAAGGTGAACGACGGCGAGATCGTCTCCCTGATCGGAGCCAACGGCGCCGGCAAGACCACCACCCTGCACACCATCACCGGTCTGGTGCCTGCCAAATCCGGCAGCATTACCTATGATGGCCACGATCTGCTCAAAACGCATGCGAACAAGATCGTCACGCTGGGCATGGCCCATGTGCCGGAAGGCCGCCACGTGTTCACCCGCATGAGCGTGCAGGAGAACCTAGAGATGGGCGCGTTCAGTCTCAAAGACCAGTCCAGTCTGGGTAAGGATCTTGAGATGGTGTTCGACTACTTCCCGCGTTTGAAGGAACGTCGCCGCCAGCTGGCCGGCACGCTTTCCGGCGGTGAGCAGCAGATGGTGGCCATGGGCCGCGCCCTGATGAGCCATCCGAAGACCATCCTCATGGATGAGCCGTCGATGGGTCTGTCCCCGCTGCTGGTCAAGGAGATCTTCGACATCATCGTCACGCTGCGCAAGCGTGGCATCACCGTGCTGCTCGTGGAGCAGAACGCGAAGATGGCCCTGTCCATCGCGGATCGCGCCTACGTGCTCGAGACCGGCAAGATCACCATGGAGGGCAAGGCCTCCGACCTGCTGCACGACGAGAAGGTGCGCAAGGCGTACCTCGGCGCGTGA
- a CDS encoding ABC transporter ATP-binding protein, with translation MSDATQPILKAEHLGITFGGLKAVSNFNMTINKGELIGLIGPNGAGKTTVFNLLTGVYKPTEGEFWLDGTRMNGKKTYQVVRAGIARTFQNIRLFKQLTVEENVLVAFDESFTYHMGSAIFRTPGFWKQENEMHEKAIDLLRIFNLEGLATTQAANLPYGQQRKLEIARALATGMKLLLLDEPAAGMNPTETEDLLHCINTIRDRFGIAILLIEHDMSLVMSVCQRIQVLDYGRTIASGTPEEIANNPQVISAYLGSDNNDDADGDSTTKAEPEPSIAKTLTEGAR, from the coding sequence ATGAGCGACGCAACCCAGCCCATCCTCAAAGCCGAACATCTCGGCATCACCTTCGGTGGTCTGAAAGCCGTGTCCAACTTCAACATGACCATCAACAAGGGCGAACTCATTGGCCTGATCGGCCCCAACGGCGCCGGCAAGACCACGGTGTTCAACCTGCTGACCGGCGTGTACAAGCCCACCGAAGGCGAGTTCTGGCTGGACGGAACCCGGATGAACGGCAAGAAGACCTATCAGGTCGTGCGTGCCGGCATCGCCCGAACCTTCCAGAACATCCGCCTGTTCAAGCAGCTCACCGTCGAGGAGAACGTGCTCGTCGCCTTCGATGAGTCGTTCACCTACCACATGGGCAGCGCCATCTTCCGCACCCCGGGCTTCTGGAAGCAGGAGAACGAGATGCACGAGAAGGCCATCGACTTGCTGCGCATCTTCAACCTCGAGGGACTGGCCACCACCCAGGCGGCCAACCTGCCGTACGGCCAGCAGCGCAAGCTCGAGATCGCACGCGCCCTGGCCACCGGCATGAAACTGCTGCTGCTCGACGAGCCGGCCGCCGGCATGAACCCCACCGAAACCGAGGATCTGCTGCACTGTATCAACACGATCCGCGACCGTTTCGGTATCGCCATCCTGCTCATCGAACATGACATGAGCCTGGTGATGAGCGTATGCCAGCGCATCCAGGTGCTGGACTATGGCCGCACCATCGCATCCGGCACGCCGGAGGAGATCGCCAACAACCCGCAGGTCATCTCCGCCTACTTGGGCAGCGACAACAACGATGACGCGGACGGCGATTCCACCACCAAGGCGGAACCGGAGCCAAGCATTGCCAAGACACTGACGGAAGGAGCGCGCTGA
- a CDS encoding branched-chain amino acid ABC transporter permease — protein MKKTMLSTKQSYLVCFIGILAAFGIVMALCESGLADSYIKGIMMTACIAIIMTTSLNLTIGVLGQLTLGCCGFEAIGAYVAALTSKYMVAAGIAIDPTARFLLTTLIGGVVACVFGILIGIPALRLHGDYLAIITLGFGEIIRVIIQNLKVAGGMGLDKGAAGQALIGIERTANLYVVFWIMVVTVVVLFMFGRSRYGRAVKAIRDDEIAAGASGLNTTYLKVLVFAISAFFAGIAGGIFAQYIGSLNPTMAGWLNSINYVIMVVFGGMGSLTGSIVSAIGLTILPELLRAFADYRMLAYSVVLVLVMIFRPQGIFGSWEFSLPRLVNRMLFRGAAGKGAKPAASAKQHDQSDDKTVKEASR, from the coding sequence ATGAAGAAGACAATGCTTTCCACCAAACAGTCCTATCTTGTGTGCTTCATCGGCATCCTCGCCGCGTTCGGCATCGTGATGGCGCTGTGCGAATCCGGCTTGGCCGACTCCTACATCAAGGGCATCATGATGACCGCGTGCATCGCCATCATCATGACCACCTCCCTGAACCTCACCATCGGCGTGCTCGGCCAGCTGACGCTGGGATGCTGCGGTTTCGAGGCCATCGGCGCCTACGTGGCCGCACTGACCTCCAAATACATGGTCGCCGCCGGCATTGCCATCGACCCCACCGCCCGCTTCCTGCTCACCACGCTGATCGGCGGCGTGGTGGCCTGCGTGTTCGGCATCCTGATCGGCATTCCTGCCCTGCGACTGCACGGCGACTACCTGGCCATCATCACGCTGGGCTTCGGTGAGATCATCCGCGTGATCATCCAGAACCTCAAGGTAGCCGGCGGCATGGGCCTCGACAAGGGCGCCGCCGGACAGGCGCTGATCGGCATCGAACGCACCGCCAACCTGTACGTCGTGTTCTGGATCATGGTGGTCACCGTGGTCGTGCTCTTCATGTTCGGCCGCTCCCGTTACGGCCGTGCGGTCAAGGCCATCCGCGACGACGAGATCGCCGCCGGCGCCTCCGGACTCAACACCACGTACCTCAAGGTGCTCGTCTTCGCGATCTCCGCGTTCTTCGCGGGCATCGCCGGCGGTATCTTCGCCCAGTACATCGGCTCGCTCAACCCCACCATGGCCGGTTGGCTCAACTCCATCAACTACGTGATCATGGTGGTGTTCGGCGGCATGGGTTCGCTCACCGGCTCGATCGTCTCCGCCATCGGCCTGACCATCCTGCCCGAGCTGCTGCGCGCCTTCGCCGACTACCGTATGCTCGCCTACTCGGTGGTGCTGGTGCTCGTCATGATCTTCCGCCCGCAGGGCATCTTCGGATCCTGGGAGTTCTCACTGCCGCGTCTGGTCAACCGCATGCTGTTCCGCGGCGCCGCCGGCAAGGGCGCGAAACCCGCGGCCAGCGCCAAGCAGCATGACCAGTCCGACGACAAGACCGTGAAGGAGGCCTCACGATGA
- a CDS encoding branched-chain amino acid ABC transporter permease, with the protein MTDQIIMFISQLFNGLKIGSVYALVALGYTMVYGIIRLINFAHGDFIMVGAYVLMLTIPAIVAMGLPAWVAVIPAILVCVAVGVIVEKAAYKPVREKGNSMTALITAIAMSLLLENGSQAIFGADFQTVPTIFHLPSIAFGKLKLPGDTLLTIVIGLVIMVGLQLFVKFTRQGKAMRAVSEDKEAAVLMGINVNSTIALTFAIGSGLAAVASLMYCAAYPQVSPMMGAMLGLKAFVAAVLGGIGSIPGAMIGGLAIGLIESLTKAYIGTITAGIITSAFSDAIVFAILIIVLLVKPSGIMGKNEGEKV; encoded by the coding sequence ATGACCGATCAGATCATCATGTTCATCAGCCAGCTGTTCAACGGTCTGAAAATCGGCAGCGTGTACGCGCTGGTGGCATTGGGCTACACCATGGTCTACGGCATCATCCGACTGATCAACTTTGCCCACGGCGATTTCATCATGGTCGGAGCCTACGTGCTCATGCTCACCATTCCGGCCATCGTGGCCATGGGACTGCCCGCCTGGGTGGCGGTCATTCCCGCCATCCTGGTATGCGTGGCCGTCGGCGTGATCGTCGAAAAGGCCGCCTATAAGCCGGTGCGTGAAAAGGGCAACTCCATGACCGCCCTGATCACCGCCATCGCCATGTCGTTGCTGCTGGAGAACGGCTCACAGGCCATCTTCGGCGCCGACTTCCAGACCGTCCCGACCATCTTCCACCTGCCGTCCATCGCGTTCGGCAAGCTCAAGCTGCCGGGAGACACCCTGCTGACCATCGTCATCGGCCTGGTCATCATGGTGGGCCTGCAGCTGTTCGTCAAATTCACCAGGCAGGGCAAGGCCATGCGCGCCGTCTCCGAAGACAAGGAGGCCGCCGTGCTCATGGGTATCAACGTGAACTCCACCATCGCCCTGACATTCGCCATCGGCTCCGGTCTGGCCGCGGTCGCCTCGCTGATGTACTGCGCCGCCTACCCGCAGGTCTCGCCTATGATGGGCGCCATGCTGGGCCTGAAGGCGTTCGTCGCCGCCGTGCTCGGCGGCATTGGTTCCATCCCGGGCGCCATGATCGGTGGTCTGGCCATCGGTCTGATCGAAAGCCTGACCAAGGCGTATATCGGCACCATCACGGCGGGCATCATCACCTCGGCGTTCTCCGACGCCATCGTGTTCGCCATCCTGATCATCGTGCTGCTCGTCAAACCGTCCGGCATTATGGGCAAGAACGAAGGGGAGAAGGTCTGA
- a CDS encoding ABC transporter substrate-binding protein, with translation MNVKFSTKFVAASAAAVMALSLAGCSGGSMDDSSSSSAKASGDSITIGTVTTNSGTAAAYGEAEVKGFELAVSEINAKGGINGKKVKLESMDDKGDATEASNAYNKLAGDNNVLAVAGPTISATTAAVAPLADQSKLVTIAPAATSDSIETGNYLFRTCFKDSYQGEVAARFAAENLKVKKVAVLYGTGDPYSSGVGEAFAKAAEKLGLEVVDKESSSSADDTEYSAQLQKIQASGAELLYAPYYYSVAGPYIIPQARSVGFEGYVMGPDGYDGLKLTGDKSQYNKTYYTTHYSADDNTNTKVQDFIKSYKSKNNAEPNTFAALGYDTIYMIKQAIEKAGENATREDVRNAVAGMTFDGVTGKFTMDKSGSPTKSVTVLEMKDGKPVYNTTVQPK, from the coding sequence ATGAACGTGAAGTTCTCCACTAAGTTCGTTGCGGCCAGCGCGGCCGCTGTTATGGCGTTGTCCCTCGCGGGCTGCTCCGGCGGCAGCATGGATGATTCCTCCAGCTCCAGTGCCAAGGCCTCCGGCGACTCCATCACCATCGGCACCGTGACCACCAACTCCGGTACCGCCGCCGCTTACGGCGAGGCCGAGGTCAAGGGCTTCGAGCTGGCGGTCTCCGAGATCAACGCCAAGGGCGGCATCAACGGCAAGAAGGTCAAGCTCGAGTCCATGGACGACAAGGGCGACGCCACCGAAGCCTCCAACGCCTACAACAAGCTCGCCGGCGACAACAACGTGCTCGCCGTGGCCGGCCCGACCATTTCCGCCACCACCGCAGCCGTGGCCCCGCTGGCCGACCAGTCCAAGCTGGTCACCATCGCCCCGGCCGCCACCTCCGACTCCATCGAAACCGGCAATTACCTGTTCCGCACCTGCTTCAAGGACTCCTACCAGGGTGAGGTGGCTGCACGCTTCGCCGCCGAGAACCTGAAGGTCAAGAAGGTGGCCGTGCTCTACGGCACCGGCGATCCGTACTCCTCCGGCGTGGGAGAGGCCTTCGCCAAGGCCGCCGAAAAGCTCGGCCTCGAAGTGGTGGACAAGGAAAGCTCCTCCTCCGCCGACGACACCGAGTACTCCGCCCAGCTGCAGAAGATCCAGGCTTCCGGCGCCGAGCTGCTCTACGCTCCGTACTACTACTCCGTGGCTGGCCCGTACATCATCCCGCAGGCCCGCTCCGTGGGTTTCGAGGGCTACGTGATGGGACCCGACGGATACGATGGCCTCAAGCTCACCGGTGACAAGTCCCAGTACAACAAGACCTACTACACCACCCACTACTCCGCCGACGACAACACCAACACCAAGGTGCAGGACTTCATCAAGTCCTACAAGTCCAAGAACAACGCCGAGCCGAACACGTTCGCCGCTCTGGGCTACGACACCATCTACATGATCAAGCAGGCCATCGAGAAGGCTGGCGAGAACGCCACCCGTGAGGATGTGCGCAACGCCGTGGCCGGCATGACCTTCGACGGTGTGACCGGCAAGTTCACCATGGACAAGTCCGGCTCGCCGACCAAGTCCGTGACCGTGCTGGAAATGAAGGACGGCAAGCCGGTGTACAACACCACCGTGCAGCCCAAGTGA
- the prmC gene encoding peptide chain release factor N(5)-glutamine methyltransferase — protein sequence MSDQRRPPVLITDIINQASSQLREAGIETPEHDAKLLLAEAAGVELRDVDRALLMGEELGTTGQLAVFRAMLDRRAKREPLQYITGHAPFRYLDLKVGPGVFIPRPETETVVQAGLDWLTKNGMIHPCVVDLCAGSGAIGLSVVSEVPGSQVWAVELSPNTAEWTRRNLSETAKKYPSIASNYHLEIADATSFATLAQLDGTVDIVITNPPYVPQTDIPEQPEVRDWDPELALYGGSMDGTLIPERIIERACRLLKPGGVLVMEHDVTQGDRLVAFASATGFAAASTGQDWTGRDRYLFAVS from the coding sequence ATGTCCGATCAACGGAGACCGCCAGTGCTTATTACCGACATCATCAACCAAGCCTCTTCGCAATTGCGCGAAGCGGGTATTGAGACGCCTGAGCATGATGCCAAGTTGCTCCTTGCCGAGGCGGCAGGCGTTGAACTGCGCGACGTCGACAGGGCTCTGCTTATGGGGGAGGAACTTGGCACAACCGGACAGCTTGCCGTCTTCCGTGCCATGCTCGACCGCCGTGCCAAGCGCGAGCCGCTGCAATACATCACCGGGCATGCTCCTTTCCGCTACCTTGACCTGAAGGTCGGTCCCGGAGTGTTCATTCCTCGTCCGGAAACCGAAACCGTGGTGCAGGCCGGCCTTGACTGGCTGACAAAAAACGGCATGATCCATCCTTGTGTGGTCGATTTGTGCGCCGGCTCCGGCGCGATTGGGCTGTCCGTTGTCAGCGAGGTGCCCGGCAGCCAGGTGTGGGCGGTGGAGCTGTCGCCGAACACCGCCGAATGGACGCGAAGGAATCTGTCGGAAACCGCGAAAAAGTACCCATCCATTGCCTCGAATTACCATCTGGAAATCGCGGATGCCACGTCCTTCGCCACATTGGCCCAATTGGACGGCACCGTCGATATCGTCATCACCAATCCCCCCTACGTGCCGCAGACCGATATTCCCGAGCAGCCGGAAGTGCGTGATTGGGATCCGGAATTGGCTTTGTATGGCGGCTCGATGGACGGTACGTTGATTCCCGAGCGCATTATCGAGCGGGCCTGCCGTCTTCTCAAGCCTGGGGGCGTGCTTGTCATGGAACATGACGTGACCCAGGGGGATCGTCTCGTGGCCTTTGCCAGTGCCACCGGATTCGCTGCCGCATCGACCGGCCAGGACTGGACGGGTCGCGACCGCTACCTGTTTGCAGTGTCCTAA
- the prfA gene encoding peptide chain release factor 1: MADEQFPAAATALEEYQSIEEQMASPEVVSNPDKLRKLGRRHAELGAIVGAYKAWLQVKDDLAAAQEMAGEDADFAEEAKRLEDELPGVEEKLRTALIPRDPDDARDTIMEIKAGTGGEEAALFAGDLLRMYTRYAEKRGWSVNVQSENTTELGGVKDVQIAIRAKGTPAPEDGVWASMKYEGGVHRVQRIPVTESQGRIQTSAAGVIVFPEADEDDDEIEIDPKDLKIDIFMSSGPGGQSVNTTYSAVRMTHLPTGITVNMQDEKSQIQNRAAALRVLKSRLLAMKHEQEAAEAADMRHSQVRSLDRSERIRTYNFPENRIVDHRTNYKAYNLDAVLDGDLQAVIDSDIQADEADRLANQK; encoded by the coding sequence ATGGCAGACGAACAGTTCCCGGCGGCGGCAACCGCGCTTGAGGAGTACCAGTCCATCGAAGAACAGATGGCAAGCCCCGAAGTCGTGTCCAACCCGGACAAGCTGCGCAAGCTGGGTCGTCGTCACGCCGAACTGGGTGCCATCGTGGGTGCCTACAAAGCCTGGTTGCAGGTGAAGGACGATCTGGCAGCCGCTCAGGAGATGGCCGGCGAGGACGCCGACTTCGCCGAGGAAGCCAAGCGTCTTGAAGACGAACTGCCCGGTGTCGAGGAGAAGCTGCGCACCGCGCTGATCCCGCGTGACCCGGATGATGCGCGCGACACCATCATGGAGATCAAGGCCGGCACCGGCGGCGAGGAAGCCGCACTGTTCGCCGGCGACCTGCTGCGCATGTACACCCGTTACGCCGAGAAGCGTGGCTGGAGCGTGAACGTGCAGTCCGAGAACACCACCGAGCTCGGCGGCGTCAAGGACGTGCAGATCGCCATCCGCGCCAAGGGCACGCCCGCTCCCGAAGACGGCGTGTGGGCTTCGATGAAGTACGAGGGCGGCGTACACCGTGTGCAGCGCATCCCCGTCACCGAATCGCAGGGCCGTATCCAGACTTCCGCTGCCGGCGTCATCGTGTTCCCCGAGGCCGACGAGGATGACGACGAGATCGAGATCGATCCGAAAGACCTGAAAATCGACATCTTCATGAGCTCCGGCCCCGGCGGCCAGTCCGTGAACACCACGTATTCCGCCGTGCGCATGACCCACCTGCCAACCGGAATCACGGTGAACATGCAGGATGAGAAGTCGCAGATTCAGAACCGTGCCGCCGCGTTGCGCGTACTGAAGTCCCGCCTGCTGGCCATGAAGCATGAGCAGGAGGCCGCCGAGGCCGCCGACATGCGTCACTCGCAGGTACGTTCGCTTGATCGCTCCGAGCGAATCCGCACATACAACTTCCCGGAAAACCGTATCGTCGACCATCGCACGAATTACAAGGCTTACAACCTTGACGCCGTGCTCGACGGCGACCTGCAGGCCGTCATCGATTCCGACATCCAAGCCGACGAGGCCGACCGTCTGGCCAATCAGAAATGA
- the rpmE gene encoding 50S ribosomal protein L31: MQQGIHPDYHPVEVTCSCGNTFVTRTAGKEDHMFVDVCSQCHPFYTGKQKILDTGGRVARFEKRYGKKSK, encoded by the coding sequence ATGCAGCAGGGTATCCATCCTGATTATCACCCCGTTGAGGTGACGTGCTCGTGCGGCAACACCTTCGTGACCCGCACCGCTGGCAAGGAAGATCACATGTTCGTTGACGTGTGCTCTCAGTGCCACCCGTTCTACACCGGCAAGCAGAAGATTCTTGACACCGGTGGCCGCGTTGCTCGCTTCGAGAAGCGCTACGGCAAGAAGAGCAAGTAG
- a CDS encoding ROK family transcriptional regulator, giving the protein MANLRRINQEDLRNHNLSVTLDTLLRAQKPMSRADLAKETGLTKATLSLLASMLIESGVVQEGEPVVSTTYGRPSTPLEIRGGSIAGIGLQINTDGYGCLALDLNGDTLGREWVSEDMTGTDPYEIFAKLDAMTFPLESRLKRRGCKVVGAGFALPGIVTDDMWLLVARNLGWENVNLTRFNVVRRLDVVAGNEAKMAAIAQIPGYATERAPFLNVVDRTDSFIYLSTDIGIGGAVVRDGEVVMGSHGFAGEIGHLSVAMDGPLCSCGRHGCLEAFAGRRALVEAAGIAEDGDATSSEAIDMFLQRWRAGDSDVAKVVDQAADALVSAIASAVNLVDVDTVLLGGLWTHFGDELATVLEGRLRSEILGYPNVKIRVFVPPVALHPSLYGAAEMGLRRFIENPLGYMGEK; this is encoded by the coding sequence ATGGCAAATCTACGCAGGATCAATCAGGAGGATCTGCGCAACCATAACCTGTCGGTGACGCTCGACACCTTATTGCGTGCGCAGAAACCGATGAGTCGTGCCGATCTGGCCAAGGAGACGGGCCTGACCAAGGCCACGCTCTCGCTGTTGGCCTCGATGCTCATTGAAAGCGGCGTGGTGCAGGAAGGCGAGCCGGTCGTTTCCACCACATATGGGCGGCCCAGCACGCCGCTGGAGATTCGCGGCGGATCCATCGCCGGCATCGGCCTGCAGATCAACACCGATGGTTACGGTTGCCTGGCACTCGATCTGAACGGCGACACTCTCGGCCGGGAGTGGGTGAGTGAGGATATGACCGGCACTGACCCGTACGAGATCTTCGCCAAGCTCGATGCGATGACTTTCCCGTTGGAAAGCCGGCTCAAACGACGCGGCTGCAAGGTGGTGGGAGCCGGGTTTGCGCTGCCGGGCATCGTCACCGACGACATGTGGCTGTTGGTGGCCCGCAATCTGGGTTGGGAAAACGTCAACCTCACCCGGTTCAACGTGGTGCGCCGGCTGGATGTGGTGGCCGGCAATGAGGCGAAGATGGCCGCCATCGCTCAGATTCCGGGGTATGCCACCGAACGTGCGCCCTTCCTGAATGTGGTGGACCGCACGGACTCCTTTATTTACCTGTCTACCGATATCGGCATCGGCGGCGCGGTGGTGCGCGACGGCGAAGTGGTGATGGGCTCGCACGGATTCGCCGGCGAGATCGGCCATCTGTCCGTGGCGATGGATGGGCCGTTGTGCAGCTGCGGGCGTCACGGGTGTCTTGAGGCGTTTGCGGGCCGTCGCGCTTTGGTCGAGGCTGCCGGCATTGCCGAGGATGGGGATGCCACCAGCAGCGAGGCCATCGATATGTTCCTCCAGCGTTGGCGAGCCGGGGATTCGGATGTGGCCAAAGTGGTCGATCAGGCCGCCGATGCGCTGGTTTCCGCCATCGCTTCCGCCGTGAATCTGGTGGATGTCGATACGGTGCTGTTGGGTGGACTGTGGACGCACTTCGGCGACGAGCTGGCCACCGTGCTTGAAGGCCGGCTGCGTTCGGAAATTCTGGGATACCCGAATGTGAAGATTCGCGTGTTTGTGCCGCCGGTGGCGCTGCATCCCTCGCTATATGGCGCGGCCGAAATGGGCTTGCGACGGTTCATCGAGAACCCGTTGGGGTACATGGGGGAGAAGTAG